Proteins found in one Leguminivora glycinivorella isolate SPB_JAAS2020 chromosome 4, LegGlyc_1.1, whole genome shotgun sequence genomic segment:
- the LOC125225101 gene encoding solute carrier family 12 member 8 produces MEPNSRGRRNELDVDSFRSDDAGFDRARNRRQSGGFVDLGNESQYGTGGHQASGANEIFADIQGDVPWWKSNFFISQPVLFGTWDGVFTSCLINIFGVIVFLRSGWIVAQAGLVNAILIVFFTVFVALISVLSAVGICERCRIESGGVYFLLAHTLGSRMGGSLGIVYCFGQAVGCALNVFGFGESMAKLFGTEETWAARGFAIAAVLLLGTINIAGVKWVIKLQFVLLLIILMAALDFFVGSFTAHTDVPGFNGWLNSTISYNMWPEYKDYTWFKCFGVFFPTITGILAGINMSGDLKNPSMNIPSGSLAAIGTGTFLYLMFVITLAATVSREVLLTNFSIATDISAITVLLLAGLYVSSMSSCLGAMYGTPRVLQSIANEKVIPGLETLGHGRGPNKVPIYSMVVVAIVTITFIIIGDINKLAPIVTMPFLITYASIDYSYFALAQTFDLQHKREMRFQGHSQRDTQVYGATGSDLDLLFPERIRHKNVGDFTPSPTDPAMMNGRASGDADTADADGDARRPNVSVHSKNKNWYSHLCNRWLSLVGVAIKLLLMFLVHWAYALGCLSILWLLWLYIGAANPAVKPGRANEFRFFHWLKIAFLQAIGKRPLEYEQLVVTPVHSDIRVEQERLNDDNEDFASRRRYHQSTNVQSHLVSVT; encoded by the exons ATGGAACCAAATAGTCGCGGCAGGAGGAACGAGCTAGATGTAGACAGTTTTCGTAGTGATGACGCAGGCTTTGATAGGGCTCGTAATAGAAGACAATCCGGCGGTTTCGTGGATCTAGGCAATGAATCACAATATGGAACAGGTGGACACCAAGCATCTGGAGCTAACGAAATCTTTGCAGATATTCAG GGAGATGTTCCATGGTGGAAATCCAACTTCTTTATATCCCAACCAGTCCTCTTTGGCACCTGGGATGGAGTGTTCACATCTTGCCTTATCAATATTTTTGGAGTCATTGTATTTCTGCGGTCCGGCTGGATAGTGGCTCAAGCTGGCTTAGTTAATGCTATTCTAATTGTGTTTTTCACAG TGTTTGTAGCTCTGATCTCAGTGTTGTCAGCAGTGGGTATTTGTGAAAGATGTCGTATAGAAAGTGGCGGAGTGTATTTCTTACTTGCCCACACATTGGGCTCCAGGATGGGAGGCTCTCTGGGAATTGTCTACTGTTTTGGCCAG GCTGTAGGTTGTGCACTAAACGTGTTTGGTTTTGGAGAGTCCATGGCCAAGTTATTCGGAACTGAAGAAACGTGGGCGGCGCGTGGATTCGCCATTGCCGCGGTGCTGTTGTTGGGCACGATAAACATCGCGGGCGTCAAATGGGTTATAAAGCTGCAGTTTGTGTTACTGCTCATCATTCTGATGGCTGCTTTGGACTTCTTTGTTGGTTCATTTACAGCTCACACTG ATGTTCCTGGATTTAACGGATGGCTAAATAGCACGATATCCTACAATATGTGGCCGGAGTACAAGGATTACACCTGGTTCAAATGCTTTGGTGTATTCTTCCCCACTATCACAGGCATTCTGGCTGGCATCAATATGAGTGGGGACTTGAAAAATCCTTCAATGAATATCCCTAGTGGTTCTTTGGCAGCTATTGGCACAGG AACTTTCCTATACTTGATGTTCGTCATAACCCTAGCCGCAACCGTAAGCAGAGAAGTGTTGCTGACAAACTTCTCCATCGCCACAGACATTTCAGCCATAACAGTTCTTCTCCTAGCAGGCTTGTATGTCAGCTCCATGAGCTCGTGCTTAGGAGCTATGTACGGAACCCCTAGAGTCTTACAGAGCATTGCTAATGAGAAAGTTATACCTGGACTTGAGACCCTAGGACATgga aGAGGTCCAAATAAAGTCCCCATATACTCCATGGTCGTAGTAGCCATAGTAACCATCACGTTCATCATCATCGGCGACATCAACAAGCTCGCGCCCATCGTGACCATGCCCTTCCTTATCACCTACGCTAGCATTGATTACTCTTACTTTGCCCTCGCTCAGACGTTTGATTTGCAACATAAGCGTGAGATGAG ATTCCAGGGACATTCACAGAGAGATACGCAAGTGTATGGCGCTACTGGCAGTGACTTAGACCTATTGTTCCCTGAAAGAATAAGGCACAAGAATGTTGGT GATTTCACGCCGTCCCCAACCGACCCGGCGATGATGAACGGGCGAGCGAGCGGCGACGCCGACACCGCCGACGCCGACGGCGACGCGCGCCGCCCCAACGTCAGCGTGCACTCCAAGAACAAGAACTGGTACTCGCACCTCTGCAACCGGTGGCTGTCGCTAGTCGGG GTGGCCATAAAGCTGCTGCTAATGTTCCTGGTGCACTGGGCGTACGCGCTGGGCTGCCTGAGCATCCTGTGGCTGCTGTGGCTGTACATCGGCGCCGCCAACCCCGCCGTCAAGCCCGGCCGCGCCAACGAGTTCCGCTTCTTCCACTGGCTGAAGATCGCGTTCCTGCAGGCAATAGG AAAACGGCCACTAGAGTACGAGCAGCTGGTAGTGACGCCCGTGCACTCCGACATCCGCGTGGAGCAGGAGCGGCTCAACGACGACAACGAGGACTTCGCGTCGCGCCGCCGCTACCACCAGTCCACCAACGTGCAGAGCCACCTCGTCAGCGTCACGTAG